The following are encoded together in the Sphingomicrobium clamense genome:
- a CDS encoding DUF6491 family protein, producing MTRLAPLAALLALGACATAEKTSFNSDIPGVAAQEASFFSGTIRNVYRGDNDIIFVRAAGRWYRTALNEGCLDSIVATNPTFIFDSQGTSKVDRFTRVHVVDGGGMPLQCQVRSIRQSLAPQMVDASSIVPRG from the coding sequence ATGACCCGCTTAGCCCCCCTCGCCGCTTTATTGGCGCTTGGCGCCTGCGCCACTGCCGAGAAGACCTCGTTCAACAGCGATATTCCGGGTGTCGCAGCCCAGGAAGCGAGTTTTTTCTCCGGTACGATCCGCAACGTCTATCGCGGCGACAATGACATCATCTTCGTTCGCGCCGCCGGCAGGTGGTATCGAACAGCATTGAACGAGGGTTGCCTCGACAGCATCGTCGCGACCAACCCGACCTTCATCTTCGACAGCCAGGGAACCAGCAAGGTCGACCGCTTCACCCGCGTCCACGTGGTCGATGGCGGGGGCATGCCGCTCCAGTGCCAGGTCCGCTCGATCCGCCAGTCGCTCGCGCCGCAGATGGTGGACGCGAGCTCGATCGTGCCGCGCGGCTGA
- a CDS encoding thymidine kinase: MAKLYFYYAAMNAGKSTTLLQADFNYRERGMNTMLWTAALDDRMGEGTIGSRIGLDATAHKFEDDTDLLSAVMAQHDEQPLDCVLVDEAQFLTEEQVIQLSRLADEFHIPVLCYGLRTDFQAKLFPGSATLLALADALVELKAVCECGRKATMNLRVDGEGKAVAAGAQTEIGGNDRYVALCRRHFFARLRAAEEEMARSGEDHASQPMAETAGDVR; encoded by the coding sequence ATGGCCAAGCTCTATTTCTACTATGCGGCGATGAATGCCGGGAAGTCCACCACCCTGCTGCAAGCAGACTTCAATTATCGTGAGCGGGGCATGAACACGATGCTCTGGACCGCCGCGCTCGACGACCGGATGGGCGAGGGAACGATCGGATCGCGCATCGGGCTCGACGCCACCGCGCACAAGTTCGAGGACGACACCGACCTGCTCTCCGCCGTCATGGCGCAGCATGACGAACAGCCGCTCGACTGCGTACTGGTGGACGAGGCGCAATTTTTGACCGAGGAGCAGGTGATCCAGCTTTCGCGGCTCGCCGACGAATTTCACATCCCGGTGCTGTGCTACGGGCTGCGCACCGATTTCCAGGCCAAGCTGTTCCCGGGGTCGGCGACCCTCCTCGCGCTCGCCGATGCGCTGGTGGAGCTCAAGGCCGTGTGCGAATGCGGGCGCAAGGCGACGATGAACCTTCGCGTCGATGGCGAAGGCAAGGCGGTCGCGGCGGGCGCGCAGACCGAAATCGGGGGCAACGACCGCTACGTCGCGCTGTGCCGCCGCCATTTCTTCGCCCGCCTGCGTGCAGCCGAAGAGGAAATGGCGCGTTCAGGTGAGGATCATGCAAGCCAGCCTATGGCTGAGACAGCAGGAGACGTCCGATGA
- a CDS encoding AbgT family transporter, translating to MTDTTASTSVNKGFLGWVERSGNRLPDPVFIFFYLIAILIVISVIAAATGTSAAHPAEIDPETGAARIITAQSLLSADNIRRLWVEMPATFTHFHPLGYVLVVMLGAGVAERAGLFGTAMRAGVRNAPKALLTPLVVLVGMIGNLAADAAYVVLIPLAGIIFHAAGRHPIAGIAAAFAGVSGGFSANLLPGQLDALLFGITEASVETVFGDWTANIAGNWFFIAAMTFIFLPVIWYLTDRVIEPKFGAYDSSKADHEVDDATEDRPLTAGEKKGLKRAGLAALGVIVAWVIFTVGPGTPLIDETANPEARLTPFYQSLVAGFFILFLLSAWAYGAAAGTINNHRVLVKMMAGAMEDLAYYLVLAFAAAHFVAMFAWSNLGLILAVNGADFLQGFDLPAPVLLAAIVLFSGFLNLFVGSASAKWALLAPVLVPMLILLGISPETSTAAYRVGDSATNIITPLMVYLPLILIFCQRWQKDFGLGSLMAMMIPYSIGLLIAGTALIMVWVGLDLPLGPGAGVFTDPAAYGINPTGPAEAN from the coding sequence ATGACCGACACGACCGCGAGCACGAGCGTCAACAAGGGCTTCCTGGGATGGGTGGAGCGATCCGGCAACCGATTGCCCGACCCGGTCTTCATCTTCTTCTACCTCATCGCGATCCTGATCGTCATCTCGGTCATTGCCGCGGCGACGGGGACCAGCGCGGCGCATCCCGCCGAAATCGATCCGGAGACGGGCGCGGCGCGGATTATCACGGCGCAGTCGCTGCTGTCGGCCGACAATATCCGCCGCCTGTGGGTCGAAATGCCCGCAACCTTCACCCACTTCCACCCGCTCGGCTACGTGCTGGTCGTGATGCTGGGTGCCGGGGTCGCGGAACGCGCGGGCCTGTTCGGCACCGCAATGCGCGCAGGCGTGCGCAACGCTCCCAAGGCGCTGCTGACGCCGCTGGTGGTGCTGGTCGGCATGATCGGCAACCTCGCCGCCGACGCCGCTTACGTGGTACTCATCCCGCTCGCAGGGATCATCTTCCATGCCGCCGGTCGCCATCCCATCGCCGGCATCGCGGCCGCCTTTGCTGGCGTGTCGGGTGGCTTTTCGGCGAACCTCCTGCCCGGACAGCTCGACGCGCTCCTGTTCGGCATTACCGAGGCGTCGGTCGAAACCGTGTTTGGAGACTGGACCGCCAACATCGCGGGCAACTGGTTCTTCATCGCGGCGATGACTTTCATTTTCCTGCCCGTGATCTGGTACCTCACCGACCGCGTGATCGAACCTAAGTTCGGCGCGTATGACTCCTCGAAGGCGGATCACGAGGTCGACGATGCGACCGAAGACCGTCCGCTGACCGCAGGCGAGAAAAAGGGCCTCAAGCGCGCGGGTCTCGCGGCGCTGGGCGTGATCGTGGCCTGGGTGATATTCACGGTCGGGCCGGGCACGCCGTTGATCGACGAAACCGCCAATCCCGAAGCGCGGCTGACGCCTTTCTACCAGAGCCTCGTCGCCGGCTTCTTCATCCTCTTCCTCCTGTCGGCCTGGGCCTATGGCGCCGCTGCCGGCACGATCAATAATCATCGCGTGCTGGTGAAGATGATGGCCGGGGCGATGGAGGACCTGGCCTACTATCTCGTGCTGGCCTTTGCCGCGGCGCATTTCGTCGCGATGTTCGCCTGGTCGAACCTGGGGTTGATCCTTGCGGTGAACGGCGCCGACTTCCTGCAGGGCTTCGACCTGCCGGCGCCGGTGCTGCTGGCCGCGATCGTGCTCTTTTCGGGTTTCCTCAACCTGTTCGTCGGCTCGGCGAGCGCCAAGTGGGCGCTGCTCGCACCGGTGCTCGTCCCGATGCTGATCCTGCTCGGCATCAGCCCGGAGACCTCGACCGCCGCCTATCGCGTCGGTGACAGCGCGACCAACATCATCACCCCGCTGATGGTCTACCTGCCGCTGATCCTGATCTTCTGCCAGCGCTGGCAGAAAGACTTCGGGCTCGGCAGCCTGATGGCGATGATGATCCCCTATTCGATCGGCCTGCTGATCGCGGGGACCGCGCTCATTATGGTCTGGGTCGGGCTCGACCTGCCGCTCGGGCCGGGGGCGGGGGTCTTCACCGACCCCGCCGCCTACGGCATCAATCCGACCGGACCTGCCGAGGCGAACTGA
- a CDS encoding sulfite oxidase heme-binding subunit YedZ — translation MSAKRLLLWLALSLPGWWLVGRWALTPDAYGYGHAIADSGQWAAWLLMVTLAVTPMRLAFRRSALAKWLVRYRRDLGVASFAYAALHTLVYLDKKATLANVLEELPQDFIWSGWLALALFVPLAVTSNDVSMRWLKKSWKALHRLVYPAAILTFLHWIWSAFDPTTAWIHAGVLAAIEIARLWLQRARA, via the coding sequence ATGAGCGCGAAGCGCCTGCTGCTGTGGCTGGCGCTTTCGCTGCCGGGCTGGTGGCTGGTGGGGCGGTGGGCGCTGACACCCGACGCCTATGGCTACGGCCATGCCATCGCCGACAGCGGCCAATGGGCGGCATGGCTGCTCATGGTCACGCTGGCAGTCACGCCGATGCGATTGGCCTTCCGGCGCAGCGCGCTGGCCAAGTGGCTGGTGCGCTATCGGCGCGATCTGGGCGTGGCGAGTTTCGCTTATGCGGCGCTGCACACGCTCGTCTATCTCGACAAGAAGGCGACGCTCGCCAACGTGCTCGAGGAATTGCCGCAGGATTTCATCTGGAGCGGCTGGCTGGCGCTGGCGTTGTTCGTGCCGCTGGCGGTGACGTCGAACGACGTCTCGATGCGCTGGCTGAAAAAGTCATGGAAGGCGCTGCACCGGCTGGTCTATCCGGCGGCAATCCTCACCTTCCTGCACTGGATCTGGTCGGCCTTCGACCCGACCACCGCCTGGATCCACGCAGGAGTCCTGGCGGCGATCGAGATCGCAAGGCTCTGGCTGCAACGCGCTAGAGCGTGA